catatattcccaacctcctttgaggacccatttttgtacgttgtggtgtcgcaattggaacatacactgcacaaccaaatgttctaagatgggaaatatttggctcttgaccaaaagcaagttgtaggggggaatatttatgacttgcacttggtctgatgcgaatcaatgcagcagcatgtaaaattgcatgaccccatatagatacagggagttttgttctcattatcaatggtctagcgattaactgtaaacgtttaatcaatgactcggctaaaccattttgtgtatgcacatgagcaacagaatgttcaacaacaattcctatagacatgcaatagtcattaaatgcttgagatgtaaattcaccagcattatcaagtctcacccttttaatggtgtaatcaggaaaatgagctctcaatttaataatttgggcaagaaattttgcaaatgccacattacggcttgataacagacaaacatgagaccatctgctagatgcgtctattagaaccatgaaatatctaaatggtccacatggtggatgaattggtccacatatatcaccttgaattctttcaagaaacattggtgattctttctcaaccttaagtggtgagggtctagttatcaattttccaagagagcaagatgtacatggaaccattgtatcatgatggatttttctatcctttagtggatgtccatgagtacattcaataatccttttcatcattgttgatcctggatggcctaatctgttatgccataaactgaatacaccaggatcaatatattttttcgttaactaccatatgtatttctggtacatttatatgtgtataatgtaatccagaactaagtcttggcagtttttcaaccacatgactcttgtcagtgatacttaaatatttctcattttctgttgtcactgactgataatcatacccgttaaggtatatgtcggagaaactcaataaatttctgcttgacttgggagaaaataaggcatcatttattaaaaattttgtaccatttggtagtatgaaatttgcctttcctatcccttttatcaagttagcaggtcctgatattgtatgtatagttccttccgttggttttagatcaataaaatatttctcggatttaagtatagtgtgtgtagttccactgtctgctatacagagatctccaccacttgattgatgttgtattccagcaaaattcatattgaacttcatatataagaaataaatagtgagtacattaatattacacaatattttaaacgcaaatagatagtactgaaacatttagcaaacataatgacaaagacagacgatattaaatcgtttatttttcaaaagacacacaacttaaacattcaagaaatcttcatataaatcagatggtttctcagtgactgttggatcaatattatccacaaaatttacttccttttctttacctttcagcgaatcctgatacatcttaacaagatgtttagatgttcggcaagtattagcccagtggcccattctaccacatctgtagcaagattcttcagaatttttagaagaattttcttcaacatcttgtttaatgggcttgttttgtggttgatatttatattttcgtggattactatttctttgaccaccacggccacgaccacgaccacgtccacgcccattaccattaccataaggatggtttctaccatagttatggcttttggcatgatgatggtgatggttattataaccacgaccttgcccgcgtccttgtccctgtttataattatttgcagtatttgcttcagggattgcaagtgtaccagtaggacgggattgctgatttttcattaatagctcatcattttgctctgcaactaagagatatgaattaagttcaggatatgttttgaactttagcattctcaaatttctttgcactgtgatgtttgcagcattcattgtggagaaagttttctccatcatgtctgcatcactaatttcatgtccacagaatttaagttgtgaacatgtattatacagagctgagctgtattcatttactttcttaaagtcttggaaccttaatgttctccattgttccattgcagctggaagtaaaatttctctttgattattgaatctgcttttgagaccttcccataaaacatggggatcttctacagtcacataattattttgtaagcattcatcaatatgttgatgaataaagcaacatgccgtagcttgttctttttcagaacaagtgttgttttcatttatggtttcaagaatgcccattgatttaagatgcatttttacttttataacccatggcatgtagttgtttccagttgattctaaaggagtaaatttaagcttttccagattcgacattttctattatcaaaaattaaaacaaacatcatgataaattagagtataagtatataaacattaaacataaatttaatataacataaatgataagtaggtgacagtgtcgaccatgtgtaagcaatcataaataaatgttatataacaaaaatataaatattagtaaacataaatgaaaatttggcgacagtgtcgaccatatatttttccaggtggtataaccgacctatatcattctggtggtataaccgaccatatatcattttggtggtataaccgaccatatatcattttggtggtataaccgaccatatatcattttggtggcagagccaaccatatttagtattaagattatcgtgctgataacgtgttataattcagtaggcttataactacctttagtggtttgattcttgatgttataattcagtaggcttataactacctttagtggtttgattcttgatgttataattcagtaggcttataactacctttagtgatttgattcttgatttagaatactaataatgaagtgtaagaacaaagatgataatggagagaaagaaagaaacactttgtaagtgtgagaaatggtgcaagtttaatgcttgcattcatgagtatttatagcctaaaatctcaatataaaaatacatactttgtgtaccaaaattgactatatgtatacaccaaaattgactatccatatctatattattattattattataacagttaAGTCTTAATGTTATTTTAAGATGTGTTTGTGTTTGATACTATATAATAAAATGATTAACGTAGAATTTATATTCCACTTAACTTTTTGCAATAGTAATTAAatattatttaaataatattatcataattgtGAAGTTTCGGCATATATTTTTTATACTTTTGAAATAGAATaattacattatattatatattatattatttaaataatattattatttctgaAGTTGATTGTAACTAAAAATTGATTGCCTACAACATATATATGACCTTATAATACCAAATAAAATACTACTCATTATTATATAATAAGTTGGTATATAATCAGTTTGTTATAAAACAATCAAATATATAATAAGTATTTCTtcagtcccatattaatagtcatgTTTTGACTTTAGAAGCTTTTTCATTTCAACTTTAactttaaattattttattatgtgttatataatatttgatgaatacTATACTGATAAAAAATATTCAAAAACTAATTTATCGATATAAATTTTAtcgaataataattaatatataaaaatatttaaaatcaaAGTTGGAAAGAAAAAAAACGTCCAAAATCAAAAACATGATTACTTATGTCTCTTTTTTTGGCTTTAGCGCCTTGGTAGCTAGCCTCTAATAAAATTTTAGCCGTTAAAAAAATAcaagtattattaaaatactactTGTAAATTAGTACTTTATTTAACTAATGTATTGGATCCCAGTTCTTTTGAGGCTAGATATGATGGTTCATACTTGAGAGTAATTATGTCTTTATTATGTTTCGGTGAGGAAGTGTGCTGATGTGATAGTCTATCTTATAGAAGAAGTGTTTAATGGTTGTGAGTGGTCTTAGTTACAGTGTAATttatgcctttcaaaaaaaaaagaaggcCATTAATTTGGCTGTAGCAAGATAATCCTTTAGTGAATATTCTTGATATgagcatatatttatatatttatcttttGATTTTTCAGTTGAAGAGTTAGGAATTAAAGACATTTTGCCAGCATACCTTGATCCTTCCATTAATGATAAAGAACTTTTAACTGGTGTAAGTTTTGCTTCTGGTGGCTCAGGATATGACCCTGAAACTTCCAAGATTGTGGTAATTAACTAACTCAACTAAATTAACTTACCATCAATCATTGTTTTCATATACGATATACACAAGTTTGTCCGTTGATTAATCTAATTTCAAGCCTAATCTTTTTATATCAGTCTGTTTTGTCATTCGAGGACCAGCTAAAACAATTCAAAGAATACATCGAAAAACTCGAGCATATGGTTGGAGAAGAAAAAACACAATACATATTAGCAAATAGCATATTCTTAGTAGTCGCGGGTAGCGATGATCTTGCAAACACTTACTTCATTATTGGCATTCGAAAATTACAATACGATATCCCATCTTATGCTGATCTCATGGTATCATCCGGTTCCAATTTCATACAGGTATACAATACAAGAGTTATTAAGTTCAAACCTTGTTAGCATTATATGTTGATATGTTAGGATGGCCAGAGAAAAGGGTCGGAAATGGTTACGGAATAACCCGGTTAGGCAGTGTACAAGTATAAATATTCCTATCACCCGGTAGCCTGAACAAGAAAAAATTTATATGTAGTTTATTTGTTTACACTTTTGTTCCCACATGTTAtgtttttagttttattaatttaattcGTACATTATAGGAAATATACAAACTTGGAGCAAGAAGGATAGCAGTTTTTGGTGCACCCCCGATCGGGTGTTTGCCATCACAAAGAACCCTTGCTGGTGGTGTGGCTAGAATGTGTAAAGATGAGTACAACGAAGCGGCACAAATATATAACAGCAAGTTGCAACCACAACTTGAATACCTAAATAGCACTCTTGCAGAATCAAGGATTGTTTATGTTGACATATATAATCCCTTGCTTGATATTATCAAACACCCTAAAAATTATGGTATGGTACTAGAGACTTATATAAGTTATAAGACTTATATAACTTTAATTGTTTGTACATTATTTaagttgtatatatatgtatatatatgtatgtaatatgttTACTTATGTTTCAGGATTTGAAGTTGTGGATAAAGGTTGTTGTGGTACAGGGAACATAGAGGTTGCCATTTTATGTAACAACTTGTTGCCAACATGTTCTGATGATTCAAAGTACCTTTTTTGGGACAGTTATCACCCTACAAACAGGGGATATAGCATCCTCATAAATCAAATTCTAGGGAAGTATATTAATGATTTCTTTTAATTATtgttataaaattttttttttttttttttttttttttttttttttttttttttgaattgtaATGTAATAACTAATAAGCTAACTTCTTAATGCGTGAAAGAAGTTCGTACTTATGTTTTTATTATTCTGATTCTTGTTACTCATGTAATTCCATTTAAGTTCCTGTATCCTTTGTTCTAGTTTCGATCCATAAATCATTCAAATAGATACATACAGATTCATTCAATATAAACTTATAAACCAATCTAAATTATGATCAATCTTGGTAGAACAACAAGTTTCTAATCGAGGATCATTGCATAACTAGACGATGAAATGTATCGCGATTAGCCGATACAAGTAAGCTACATTTATTATACGAACACATTCAACATTCTGCAAAAATGTGTTCTACCTGCTGGTCACAACAAATGGACTCCTCACTCTATACTTACCGTTCGACCACGTAATCGCCCCAAAATTATCTCCACTCAATTTACCTTCAGAAGAAAATTTCACTTCAAAAGTTAACTTTTTATTGTTTTCTGTAAATTCAAGTGTATTCGGTACAACTTTAACATCCAACCCATTTGGAGCTTCAACTGATGCAGTATAAGTTGTATCGCCACTTTCAACGTTTGTCGCTGTTCTTTTTACTTTACTTTGTGTCCCATTAAATCTGGATATTGCTATTGATGGGTAGTTCATATTGGAAATTGGATTTTCGGTAGACTTAGTTGGACAAGTGAAATCAGGTGGAACGGTAGATGAGATTCGTTTGATTGTAGCAACACTGTAGCCTATGTTACAAAGAAAATGTAGATAATGAATTGTTTCTGTTTCGTAAACAAGGCCTGGTTGTAACGGACTTGATGATACTTCTCCTGCACCGAAATCGTATGGAGTAGCGATTGATCCAGAATTTGTTGTTATCGGCTTCTTCATGTTGTTTGTTTGAGTTGCTAACAATTGCATGTTTTAGTAAGTTTAATGAAATTGGTCTATAAAAggggttttatttttttattattatttttgtgtgtgtgtgcgaAGTTTCAAACCTGTTGTCATGATTGCTGATCTGATTGCTGATGGGCTCCAGTTAGGGTTCTGGGCTTTGATCATGGCTGCAAGGCCCGAAACGTGAGGGCAGGCCATCGAAGTTCCGGAAAGTATAAAAAATTGTGGAGAATTTTTGCCCGCGAGTTTTACAACCGAGTCATTATCTGGCCATGAAGCAAGAATGGCCACCCCTGGTGCCGCTACGTCGGGCTGCAAGGTATTTTGGTCATAAAAAAAAAGTCATTTTAATTGAGCCACGCATTTTCAGTCAGTTAACATATTCAGTGGTTGCATGATAATATTTTCAGCCCGTTAACATACATCTTAAAATTTATTTTTACACATTAACTTTCATTTTAACTTTTATCATTCAACCACTAAATGTTAACAGGCTGAAAACGTGTGGCTCATAATTGCTTATCGGCTTGTCCCAAAAACGGTGCTTACCGCAGGATCCTTCTAATATACCGAGTGTGTGTGCGCGTGTGTAACAGTTTAGGTGATACTTGATATTGTGCATAACAGAAAAATAGAACTTGCCTTAAGTAGGTCTCGTGTAGCATATGAAGGGCCCCTAGATGAAAAATAGGCAACTACAGGTGCTGGCTTATATTGTGTCACTGTTACAGTTGGTTGAATAGTTGCCTTAGGTTTCCTTGACATATTCACTCAAAATGGTTAGTTATGAATTGCAGGGTCCGCAGTTCACAAACACAAATCAATACCAGATAAGAAGAATGAAAAAATATGGTTCAT
The window above is part of the Rutidosis leptorrhynchoides isolate AG116_Rl617_1_P2 chromosome 1, CSIRO_AGI_Rlap_v1, whole genome shotgun sequence genome. Proteins encoded here:
- the LOC139858448 gene encoding GDSL esterase/lipase EXL3-like — translated: MMLPHISTTRSSFSTSLIIILLIFILSLGGSTRVTLPKNVHVPAVIAFGDSIVDQGANNNLNTILKANFAPYGKDFVAGQPSGRFTNNKTPADLIVEELGIKDILPAYLDPSINDKELLTGVSFASGGSGYDPETSKIVSVLSFEDQLKQFKEYIEKLEHMVGEEKTQYILANSIFLVVAGSDDLANTYFIIGIRKLQYDIPSYADLMVSSGSNFIQEIYKLGARRIAVFGAPPIGCLPSQRTLAGGVARMCKDEYNEAAQIYNSKLQPQLEYLNSTLAESRIVYVDIYNPLLDIIKHPKNYGFEVVDKGCCGTGNIEVAILCNNLLPTCSDDSKYLFWDSYHPTNRGYSILINQILGKYINDFF